A DNA window from Paenibacillus andongensis contains the following coding sequences:
- a CDS encoding DUF6254 family protein encodes MSHSKRRDEAAWKSRKQAQHPHGKVKSLEEFASEYEAEHKK; translated from the coding sequence ATGAGCCACTCGAAACGCCGCGATGAAGCAGCATGGAAAAGCCGCAAACAAGCTCAGCATCCACATGGTAAGGTGAAGTCTCTGGAGGAATTCGCCAGTGAATATGAAGCGGAACATAAGAAGTAA
- a CDS encoding DinB family protein, with translation MNHGKAKLVLQVDNFQESVSFYIEQLGWELVEAASEGHAALLRIGLNDEVVLKQRGQLTKQEHELQEAYLTRWLQPKSYSPKAGDLVYIGVSSVKEVEKSLQENGWNELRKEEEPGHIRKVIVPAIDGYTFVFWEELFASDDEIRKMYADGIDELECAVDGLSDEQLNVTEAPGKWSIREQVLHLIDLELVTIHKVKFALAESGRTYHGNPFSQDDWSVSLHYASRPITYEVQLFRSLRQHILGLCEHLPGALERTVITANNREESVARLLKMMAGHARHHVRAVERIRELHGY, from the coding sequence ATGAATCATGGCAAAGCGAAGCTGGTGCTGCAGGTCGATAATTTTCAAGAGTCCGTGTCTTTTTATATAGAACAGCTTGGTTGGGAATTGGTGGAGGCGGCGTCTGAGGGCCATGCAGCATTGCTTCGCATTGGGTTGAATGATGAAGTTGTATTGAAACAGAGAGGTCAGCTAACCAAGCAGGAGCATGAATTACAAGAGGCTTACCTAACTCGGTGGTTGCAGCCTAAGTCCTATAGCCCTAAAGCGGGGGATCTCGTTTATATAGGGGTTAGCTCTGTTAAAGAAGTGGAAAAAAGCTTGCAAGAAAACGGATGGAATGAGCTGAGAAAAGAGGAAGAGCCGGGGCATATTCGTAAGGTTATTGTTCCTGCCATTGATGGGTATACCTTCGTTTTCTGGGAGGAACTTTTTGCTTCGGATGATGAAATTAGGAAGATGTACGCTGATGGTATAGATGAGTTGGAATGTGCCGTAGATGGCCTTTCTGACGAGCAGCTCAATGTAACGGAAGCTCCGGGCAAATGGTCGATTCGTGAACAAGTTTTGCACCTAATTGATTTGGAATTAGTCACGATTCACAAAGTGAAATTTGCCCTAGCAGAGTCGGGGCGTACCTACCATGGAAATCCTTTTTCGCAGGACGATTGGAGTGTCAGTCTTCATTATGCGTCGAGGCCAATAACATACGAAGTGCAGCTTTTTCGCAGTTTGAGACAGCATATCCTTGGACTATGTGAACATCTCCCTGGTGCGCTTGAGCGGACAGTTATAACTGCAAATAACCGCGAAGAGTCAGTTGCTAGATTGCTCAAAATGATGGCAGGGCATGCTAGGCATCATGTACGAGCTGTGGAACGAATTCGTGAACTTCATGGCTATTAA
- a CDS encoding bifunctional 2-keto-4-hydroxyglutarate aldolase/2-keto-3-deoxy-6-phosphogluconate aldolase, whose product MKKIKLIQQISSEGVVAVLRGDTPEEVVEMADQAIAGGIKVIEVTMTVPYALRAIEELAKRYSSTAQDAAKYAIIGVGTALDPETARAAILSGAEFVVGPSLNPKTVELCNRYRVPVMPGCMTIAEIQTALELGVDIVKLFPGNLYSPAMIKAIKGPLPQANIMPTGGVSLSNLGEWIQAGAVAVGIGSDLTSEAVKTGNYSLVAKKAVQYIEAYQAAKK is encoded by the coding sequence ATGAAAAAAATTAAACTTATCCAACAAATATCCAGTGAAGGTGTCGTTGCTGTTCTACGTGGCGATACGCCAGAAGAAGTCGTGGAAATGGCCGATCAAGCCATTGCCGGCGGTATTAAGGTCATCGAGGTCACAATGACCGTGCCTTACGCGCTGCGCGCGATCGAGGAGCTCGCGAAGCGCTACTCGAGCACAGCGCAGGACGCGGCCAAGTACGCGATCATCGGGGTGGGCACAGCCCTTGACCCCGAGACGGCGCGTGCCGCGATCCTCAGCGGGGCCGAGTTCGTTGTCGGCCCATCGCTTAACCCGAAAACGGTTGAGCTCTGCAACCGTTACAGAGTTCCCGTCATGCCAGGGTGCATGACGATTGCGGAGATTCAGACGGCGCTTGAGCTCGGCGTCGATATCGTCAAGCTCTTCCCGGGCAATCTTTACTCGCCCGCGATGATTAAGGCCATTAAAGGTCCGTTGCCGCAGGCGAACATCATGCCGACCGGCGGCGTCTCGCTGAGCAACCTCGGCGAGTGGATCCAGGCCGGCGCGGTTGCCGTCGGCATCGGTTCCGATTTGACTAGCGAAGCCGTCAAAACCGGTAACTACAGCCTTGTCGCCAAGAAGGCGGTTCAATATATCGAGGCCTACCAAGCGGCCAAGAAGTAG
- a CDS encoding sugar kinase — translation MTANTQSHSGSGPEIITFGETMALLMPSGGKGLEYSSELHSLFGGAESNVAIGISRLGGKVGWFGRLGKDPLGRMIFKKIRGEGVDVSRAELTAEAPTGLMMREVLMGKTSVYYYRKNSAASHMSAKHLDEAYIAGAKILHITGITPALSESCKEAAFEAVRMARKHGVKVSFDPNLRLKLWRIEEARPVLLELAKLSDIFLPGLDELKLLYQTEDWDVIVSKLRELSAISIVKGGENETYVVTADSVTAIPYFKAEHVVDTVGAGDGFCAGFLIGLLKEYAYVDAVRIGNLVGSLIVQTEGDWEGAPTWEQVEAVLNDVKHIER, via the coding sequence ATGACGGCAAATACACAATCGCATTCAGGATCTGGCCCGGAGATCATCACATTTGGGGAAACGATGGCATTGCTCATGCCCTCCGGTGGCAAGGGATTGGAATATTCTTCTGAGCTTCACAGCTTGTTTGGCGGTGCTGAAAGTAATGTAGCTATTGGTATATCGCGGCTTGGCGGCAAGGTCGGCTGGTTCGGACGATTAGGCAAAGATCCATTAGGCCGCATGATTTTCAAAAAAATCCGTGGTGAAGGCGTCGATGTTTCACGTGCTGAGTTGACTGCTGAAGCTCCTACGGGGCTAATGATGCGTGAAGTTCTTATGGGCAAAACGTCAGTCTACTACTATCGCAAAAATTCAGCTGCTAGTCACATGAGCGCAAAGCATTTGGATGAGGCTTATATCGCTGGGGCCAAAATCCTGCATATCACAGGCATCACTCCTGCCTTAAGCGAGTCTTGTAAAGAGGCGGCTTTCGAAGCTGTTCGCATGGCTCGTAAGCATGGCGTCAAGGTCAGCTTTGATCCTAATCTGCGTTTGAAGCTTTGGCGTATCGAAGAGGCGCGTCCCGTGCTGTTAGAACTGGCTAAGCTGTCTGATATTTTCTTACCTGGTTTAGATGAACTGAAGCTGCTCTACCAGACGGAAGACTGGGATGTTATCGTTAGTAAGCTGCGTGAATTATCCGCGATATCCATCGTCAAAGGTGGAGAAAATGAGACGTACGTCGTAACCGCAGATAGCGTTACAGCAATTCCTTATTTCAAAGCGGAGCATGTGGTTGATACGGTTGGGGCGGGTGATGGTTTTTGTGCGGGCTTTTTGATTGGCTTGCTAAAAGAGTACGCATATGTGGATGCCGTGCGCATCGGTAACCTCGTGGGCTCCTTGATCGTTCAGACTGAAGGTGACTGGGAAGGCGCTCCGACTTGGGAACAAGTAGAGGCTGTACTTAATGATGTTAAACATATTGAACGCTAA
- a CDS encoding alpha-mannosidase gives MPYTPIKVETLKESLNRIENHIYKPAASLSAIAYVTKEPVSFEQRMSGQRLEVRPGEKWGELWDCAWFHFQGEVPRSAAGSKIVLLIDVNGELCLVDGEGTPTQGLTNVNSEFDLTLGLPGKRVVHIVSSASGEEVIDLWADAGNNDLFGRYRSGTLKEAQIAICREETRQLFYDYEVLLDLAKHLEDQSARRARILQALYDVHLLLRDITDENVAQARRILAPALSKQGGDPTLTATAIGHAHIDLAWLWPIRETYRKGARTFATALRMMEQYPDYVFGASQPQLYEWIKQQHPKLYAQVKQRIAEGRWEVQGAMWVEPDSNIAGGEALVRQILLGKRFFQQEFGQDMKMLWVPDIFGYSASLPQLLQKSGVEYVMTQKLSWNVHNDHPHHTFFWEGLDGSRVLTHLPPEDTYNGPALPRSILKAERDYLDKNVSDHCLVVFGIGDGGGGPGEEHLERLQRERNLQGLIPVKQEPALNFFEKLAANKEKYKTWKGELYLEKHQGTLTSQARNKRYNRKIEKALRELEFAASLHFAYGKEYPSEELETIWKEVLLYQFHDILPGSSIKRVFDESLERYEILLAKVTELTDQMYRGFASSIGTQGAERPMVVFNSLPWERSEWMQLNHQWIQVTTPAMGYQVIDTAVLQQGSSFEVTAVSEILENELIKIAFRSDGSILSIFDKELGREIIAAGEAGNVLSIYHDDGDAWDFPEDYAGTKPAQMKLMQSKAYVSGPKAVVEQEYQYGKSVLTQKVILTSGSKRIDFETDVDWQEDSKMLRAAFPVNVYADQVNCEIQFGHLKRLTHRNTLWDYAKDEICAHQWIDLSQPDFGVALLNDCKYGYSVKGNVMDINLLRSPSHPDPTCDRAQHQFVYAILPHEGDFIQAEVYKQGYELNAPISAVLASTEQGGLPKKYSGFEIEGAKVMIEAVKKAEDEEALVVRLYETSGANGDIKLSVHLPHREAVLTDLMETPLETLKGEEGHYQLSFTPFEIKTVLIRLSH, from the coding sequence ATGCCATACACGCCAATCAAGGTGGAAACCCTTAAGGAGTCGCTTAATCGAATCGAAAATCATATCTACAAGCCAGCAGCTTCCCTGTCAGCCATCGCTTACGTAACGAAGGAGCCCGTATCATTCGAACAAAGAATGTCGGGACAACGTCTCGAAGTTCGCCCAGGCGAAAAGTGGGGGGAGCTGTGGGACTGTGCCTGGTTTCATTTCCAGGGTGAAGTGCCGCGGTCGGCTGCTGGAAGCAAGATCGTGCTGCTGATTGATGTAAACGGAGAACTATGTCTTGTTGATGGGGAAGGAACACCGACACAAGGGCTCACAAACGTGAACTCGGAGTTTGACTTAACGCTAGGCCTGCCTGGCAAACGCGTCGTACATATCGTTTCTAGCGCATCGGGGGAAGAAGTTATCGACCTCTGGGCTGACGCTGGCAATAACGATTTGTTTGGGCGCTACCGGAGCGGAACGCTGAAAGAGGCTCAAATTGCCATCTGCAGGGAGGAAACGAGACAGCTGTTTTACGATTATGAGGTGCTGCTCGATCTGGCCAAGCATCTAGAGGATCAATCTGCAAGAAGAGCGCGTATTCTTCAGGCCCTTTATGACGTTCATCTATTGCTCAGGGATATAACGGATGAGAACGTGGCGCAGGCTAGACGAATTCTGGCTCCGGCATTAAGCAAGCAGGGTGGGGATCCAACACTGACGGCTACGGCGATTGGACACGCGCATATCGATCTGGCGTGGCTGTGGCCTATTCGTGAGACATACCGCAAAGGGGCTCGGACTTTTGCAACGGCGCTGCGGATGATGGAGCAGTACCCCGATTATGTATTTGGAGCCAGTCAGCCTCAATTGTACGAGTGGATTAAGCAGCAGCATCCCAAATTATATGCTCAGGTCAAGCAGCGCATTGCTGAAGGGCGATGGGAAGTACAAGGCGCCATGTGGGTGGAGCCGGACTCCAATATTGCGGGAGGAGAAGCGCTTGTAAGGCAAATCCTCTTAGGGAAACGTTTTTTCCAGCAGGAATTCGGTCAAGATATGAAGATGCTTTGGGTTCCGGACATTTTTGGATATTCGGCCAGTTTGCCGCAGCTTCTGCAGAAGTCCGGGGTTGAGTATGTGATGACGCAGAAGCTGTCGTGGAACGTCCATAATGATCATCCGCATCATACGTTTTTCTGGGAAGGGCTGGACGGAAGCCGCGTGTTGACGCATTTGCCGCCAGAAGATACTTACAATGGTCCTGCGCTGCCAAGGTCGATTCTAAAGGCTGAAAGAGATTATTTGGACAAAAATGTATCCGACCATTGCCTTGTCGTGTTCGGAATCGGAGACGGCGGCGGCGGACCGGGGGAAGAGCACCTGGAGCGCCTTCAGCGTGAGCGAAATCTCCAAGGGCTTATCCCGGTGAAACAGGAGCCTGCTCTGAACTTTTTCGAGAAGCTGGCTGCGAATAAAGAGAAATATAAGACATGGAAAGGTGAACTCTACCTAGAGAAGCACCAAGGGACGCTTACCAGCCAAGCTCGCAATAAACGATATAACCGGAAAATTGAAAAGGCGCTCAGGGAGCTGGAATTCGCTGCTTCTCTCCATTTCGCATACGGTAAGGAATATCCGTCCGAGGAGCTTGAAACGATCTGGAAGGAAGTGCTGTTGTACCAATTCCACGATATTTTGCCCGGTTCATCTATTAAGCGTGTATTCGACGAATCCCTGGAGCGATACGAAATATTACTAGCTAAAGTAACGGAGCTAACCGATCAAATGTACCGCGGCTTTGCATCCTCCATAGGGACGCAGGGAGCAGAACGTCCGATGGTCGTCTTTAACTCCCTTCCATGGGAACGCAGCGAATGGATGCAGCTAAATCATCAATGGATACAGGTCACGACTCCTGCTATGGGCTATCAGGTGATAGATACGGCAGTCTTACAACAAGGCTCTTCATTCGAAGTAACGGCTGTGAGCGAAATACTCGAGAACGAGTTGATCAAGATAGCGTTTAGGTCGGACGGAAGCATTTTATCAATTTTCGATAAAGAGTTGGGTAGAGAAATAATCGCTGCCGGCGAAGCCGGGAACGTGTTATCCATATATCATGATGACGGCGATGCATGGGACTTCCCTGAGGATTATGCAGGAACGAAGCCTGCGCAGATGAAGCTCATGCAATCGAAGGCTTACGTCAGTGGACCAAAAGCAGTAGTTGAGCAAGAGTATCAGTATGGCAAATCCGTACTCACACAAAAAGTTATTCTAACGTCGGGCAGCAAACGAATCGATTTTGAAACGGATGTCGACTGGCAGGAAGACAGTAAAATGCTGCGTGCTGCTTTCCCAGTCAATGTGTATGCCGATCAAGTGAATTGCGAAATTCAATTCGGTCATCTCAAAAGACTGACTCACCGAAATACGTTGTGGGATTACGCTAAGGACGAAATATGCGCTCATCAATGGATTGATCTTTCCCAACCAGACTTCGGTGTCGCTCTCTTGAACGATTGCAAGTATGGGTATAGTGTTAAAGGCAACGTTATGGATATTAACTTACTTCGCAGTCCATCGCATCCGGATCCGACTTGCGACAGGGCGCAACATCAATTCGTATACGCCATATTGCCGCATGAAGGAGATTTCATCCAAGCAGAAGTTTACAAGCAAGGCTATGAATTAAATGCTCCGATATCCGCGGTCTTGGCGAGTACGGAACAAGGCGGACTGCCGAAGAAGTACTCCGGCTTTGAGATTGAAGGCGCAAAGGTCATGATTGAAGCGGTGAAAAAAGCGGAGGACGAAGAGGCTCTCGTGGTTCGACTTTACGAAACTTCGGGAGCGAATGGCGATATCAAGCTTTCGGTTCATCTTCCTCACCGGGAGGCTGTGCTAACCGATTTGATGGAAACCCCCTTAGAGACGCTGAAAGGCGAGGAGGGACACTACCAGCTTTCCTTTACGCCGTTCGAGATTAAAACCGTACTCATTCGCTTATCACATTAA
- a CDS encoding inositol monophosphatase family protein, whose amino-acid sequence MVDSKVEPFVVGSKSFTAVAINTAAKAGQWIKSKLGDINSVDTKYSSQDLVTEVDKGSEKLIRNLIMTHFPDHSILGEEGVEPGPEASAKALQAMSDEEYLWIVDPIDGTTNFVHGFPFFSVSIALAHKGEIIVGVVYDPSRDELFVAEKGKGAYMHGNKTTVSLDSKLSESLVATGFPADRDGALPINLKGTLALASKVRNLRSGGSAALHMAYVAAGRLSGFWEIGLSAWDVAAGSLLIQESGGKVSDTAGNPYKLTVRNVLATNGQIHDELQQELAGAGATGL is encoded by the coding sequence ATGGTAGATAGTAAGGTGGAGCCTTTCGTGGTGGGCAGTAAGAGCTTTACAGCGGTGGCTATTAATACGGCAGCCAAGGCTGGGCAGTGGATTAAGAGCAAGCTGGGGGACATTAATAGCGTGGATACGAAGTACTCCTCGCAAGATTTGGTTACTGAGGTGGACAAAGGTTCAGAGAAGCTAATTCGTAATTTGATTATGACTCATTTTCCAGATCACTCCATTCTTGGCGAGGAAGGCGTAGAGCCTGGACCAGAGGCATCAGCCAAAGCGCTTCAAGCGATGAGCGATGAGGAGTATCTCTGGATCGTGGATCCGATTGATGGGACGACGAACTTTGTTCATGGCTTTCCATTCTTCTCTGTTTCGATTGCGCTGGCACATAAAGGTGAAATTATTGTAGGTGTCGTCTATGACCCTTCGCGTGACGAGTTGTTCGTTGCTGAAAAAGGGAAAGGCGCCTACATGCACGGCAATAAGACGACGGTTTCGCTTGATAGCAAGCTATCCGAGAGCTTGGTTGCAACCGGCTTTCCTGCAGACCGTGACGGGGCGCTCCCGATCAATCTTAAAGGGACGCTGGCTTTGGCGTCGAAGGTAAGGAATCTTCGCTCAGGTGGGTCAGCAGCGCTGCACATGGCTTACGTCGCAGCAGGACGATTAAGCGGGTTCTGGGAGATTGGTCTCAGCGCATGGGATGTTGCGGCAGGCTCGTTGTTGATTCAAGAATCCGGCGGTAAAGTGAGCGATACAGCTGGTAACCCATACAAGCTTACCGTGCGAAACGTGCTTGCTACCAATGGTCAAATTCATGACGAACTTCAGCAAGAGTTGGCTGGAGCGGGAGCGACAGGTTTGTAA
- a CDS encoding substrate-binding domain-containing protein: protein MIINTAGSASIGVHILSIAKLEGLRVPEDLSTYKNLYILGLGLNGD from the coding sequence TTGATTATCAATACTGCTGGATCAGCATCCATCGGTGTACACATTTTGTCTATCGCTAAGCTTGAAGGGCTCCGCGTACCGGAAGATTTGTCCACATATAAGAATTTATATATTTTGGGCTTGGGGTTAAACGGAGATTAA
- the glpK gene encoding glycerol kinase GlpK: protein MEKKYVLSLDQGTTSSRAILFDKSGAIMGVTQKEFTQIYLKPGWIEHNAEEIWETQLEVLKEVLIQNHVHPHQIAAIGITNQRETAVVWDKLTGKLVYNAIVWQSRQTMDICNELKEKGFDPKVRQKTGLLIDAYFSGTKVKWILDNVQGAREKADNGQLLFGTIDTWLIWKLTDGKVHVTDYSNASRTMMYNIHELQWDQELLNMLNVPASMLPDVRPSSEVYGETSKSLFEVQIPIAGIAGDQQAALFGQACFEEGMAKNTYGTGCFMLMNTGSKAVASQNGLLTTIAWGLDGKVEYALEGSIFVAGATIQWLRDGLKLIEKASDSEKHAAAVASTEGVYLVPAFVGLGAPYWDMEARGAIFGLTRGTTQDHFIRAAVESLAYQTKDVLEAMEADSGIQLQKLAVDGGAVANNFLMQFQANLLGAAVDRPRVLETTALGAAYLAGLAVGYWAGKQDIIQNKVIERTFESSMEPAERDGLYEGWKAAVQATMGYKQKKEQLA from the coding sequence ATGGAAAAGAAATACGTGCTTTCATTAGATCAAGGAACGACGAGCTCTCGTGCTATTTTATTTGATAAATCCGGTGCCATTATGGGGGTTACTCAAAAAGAGTTTACGCAAATTTACCTGAAACCAGGTTGGATTGAGCATAATGCCGAGGAGATTTGGGAGACGCAGCTTGAGGTACTTAAAGAAGTTTTGATCCAAAATCATGTGCACCCGCACCAGATCGCAGCTATCGGGATCACGAACCAACGTGAAACAGCGGTTGTTTGGGATAAACTTACGGGCAAACTTGTGTACAACGCCATCGTTTGGCAAAGCCGACAAACCATGGACATTTGTAATGAATTGAAGGAGAAGGGTTTTGATCCGAAAGTGCGCCAGAAAACAGGACTGCTGATCGATGCGTATTTCTCCGGTACGAAAGTGAAATGGATACTGGACAACGTGCAAGGCGCTAGAGAAAAAGCCGACAACGGCCAATTGTTGTTCGGCACCATCGATACTTGGCTGATTTGGAAATTGACTGATGGTAAGGTCCATGTGACGGATTATTCCAACGCATCGAGAACGATGATGTACAACATCCACGAATTGCAATGGGATCAAGAGCTGCTAAACATGCTGAATGTCCCTGCATCCATGCTGCCAGACGTTCGTCCTTCCAGTGAAGTGTACGGTGAAACGTCCAAAAGTTTGTTTGAAGTTCAAATTCCTATCGCCGGAATCGCTGGTGACCAGCAAGCGGCATTGTTCGGACAGGCTTGCTTCGAAGAAGGCATGGCCAAAAATACTTACGGTACAGGTTGTTTTATGCTTATGAACACGGGCTCCAAAGCGGTTGCTTCCCAGAACGGACTGCTGACTACGATTGCATGGGGCTTGGATGGTAAAGTGGAGTATGCGCTGGAAGGCAGCATTTTCGTTGCGGGCGCTACGATTCAGTGGTTGCGAGACGGTCTTAAACTTATTGAGAAGGCATCTGATTCTGAGAAGCACGCAGCTGCTGTAGCTAGCACGGAAGGCGTGTATCTCGTGCCTGCTTTTGTAGGATTAGGCGCACCTTACTGGGATATGGAAGCTCGGGGCGCGATCTTTGGGTTGACGCGTGGCACGACGCAGGACCACTTTATACGTGCAGCAGTAGAATCCTTGGCCTACCAAACGAAAGATGTGCTGGAAGCTATGGAAGCAGATTCGGGCATCCAATTACAAAAGTTGGCGGTTGATGGAGGCGCTGTGGCGAACAACTTCCTGATGCAGTTCCAGGCCAATCTTTTAGGCGCCGCCGTAGATCGCCCACGCGTACTGGAAACGACAGCGCTTGGCGCAGCTTATCTGGCTGGTCTAGCTGTTGGCTACTGGGCAGGCAAGCAAGATATTATCCAGAACAAAGTGATCGAGCGTACGTTCGAATCATCCATGGAACCTGCTGAGCGCGATGGGTTATATGAAGGCTGGAAAGCAGCGGTTCAAGCAACTATGGGCTATAAACAGAAGAAAGAGCAATTGGCCTAG